AGAAGGATGATTCTGGTTGGTTATCATCCGAACACAGATGTCAGATCATGCGAGTCTTTTCGCCTCTGTCAGCCCACATGAAGCACACTACCAATCGCTCTCTCACAGGATAGACTGGTGAGGGAGGGGACTGTTTAGTGATGCTCTGTATCTTAAATTGGATTGACCAACAGCGTCCCTTAGAGTTCAAAATCAAGAATGCCATGTAAAACAGAATCATTTCAGCAAATATTACATGGTTGCTCTCATTTGACTGATAAATGATACAAATAATTCATGAGAAAATTCACATTCTATTTCTCAAAAATAACCTTTGTAATAGCAATTCATTTCAGATGTTGTTATTGATGTTAAGTCTAAATTGGTCACTAAGttgaaaaaagcaaaacaatgcgATGCTCGTGACATTTTCTCAAATATAACGAAGTACCGCGAAAGAACGAAAAAAATGTTATAGTTAAACTATAAGTGGAAGGAGAAATTACGAAAATTAGATACAACAATTATATGCAAAGTAGTTTTCAAGAATCACAAGTTGATTTCAATGATGTCACCAACAATATGAAaacgtgtaaaaaaaacccccaaagaAATCAGTAAGTACCCCGCATAAGTTACGCAGAATACGacgctgtccaaggtgctgaatACAAAGGAAGAACGTCACCGACCAATATATTTAAACACGGAAAGATACAAAGAGGCACAGAGGAGAAATTATTTCAATAAACTAACCTCTAGAGGAGAATCTGGTTCATCCAGGATGCTCTTCTCACTCTGTATCCTCTGCATGGTCCCTGTAGAACTGGGGTCCATTATCAGCACGTTCTGACTACCAGCTCCGCCGAACTTACAGTCACTCTTTCTGGAGTCAGTCGTCCTGCACACCTCGTAATTGTACACGTGCTGGAGAGTCCCTGTGCCCAAAGTGTCTGAGTAACGTGGTGGATAATATGGAATCACAGGGAGGTTGGAGTGAAACAGGGTGCGAGACTGTCTCCATCTGTAGATTTTCACTGATATAATAACCACCACAcacgtgatgaagaggaaggacaCTACAGCCAAAGCCAGCACTAAGTAAAAAGTCAGGTTGTCATTGTACTCCTTGTCGTGTGTAAAGTCAGTGAACTCAGACAGCACTTCAGGGAAGCTGTCCGCCACCGCCACGTTAACAATGACTGCAGCTGAACGAGACGGCTGCCCGTTGTCCTCCACTATAAcagtcagtctttgtttcacagcatCTTTATCATTCACTTGACGGATAGTTCTGATTTCTCCATTCTGTAAGCCCACTTCAAACAGCGCCCTGTCTGTGGCTTTCTGCAGTTTATACGAGAGCCAGGCATTCTGTCCAGAGTCCACATCAACAGCCACCACTTTAGTCACCAGGTAGCCCACATCTGCTGCACGAGGCACCATCTCAGCCACCACTGATCCACCAGTCTGGACTGGGTACAGGACCTGAGGGGGGTTGTCGTTCTGGTCCTGGATCACCATTTTCACTGTCACGTTGCTACTGAGTGGAGGGGAGCCTCCATCCTGCGCTTTGACCACGAAAACCAGTTCTTTCAGCTGCTCATAATCAAATGAACGCACTGCGTGCACTACTCCGCTTTCTGCATTAACTGAGACAAAACCAGAAACTGGAGATCCACCGATATTAGTGTCCTCCAGAATATAAGATATTCTGGCGTTTTGATTTTCATCAGGATCTCTGGCCCTTAGTGTGATAACAGACACACCTGGAGAGTTATTCTCTGTGATAAACGCATTATAAACACCTTGTGGAAACACTGGTGCATTATCGTTCACATCAGAGACCTTCAAATGAAAGGTTCTCTTTGACGAGAGAGGAGGCATACCTGCATCTGTCGCAACTACAGTGATGTTATACTCTGAAACACTTTCACGATCTAATACAGTATCTGAGACTAAAGTGTAATAATTTCTTAAATTGGATTTAATCTTAAAAGGTGCATTTTCTTCAATTCTACAGTTCACTTGTCCGTTATCACCTGAATCAAGATCTTTAACATTTATGATCCCAATAGTTGTTCCAGGGGGAGAGTCCTCTGACACAGGACTAGTGAATGACATCACGCTAACAGCGGGGGTGTTGTCATTCACATCACTAACTTCAATTATTACTTTGCAAGAATCCGTCAATCCTCCCTGATCCTTTGCCTCGATTCTAATTTCGtattttttgtccttttcataATCAATTGAACCTGTAACTAGAATTGCACCTGTTTTTCCATCAACTGTGAACATATCACGGAGACCACTGTTTAGGTCTGAAAAATAGTACGTTACAATACTATTTGAGCCGAAATCTGCGTCACTAGCATTAACAGTGGTAACGTAAGTGTCTTTTGGAGAGTTTTCCATCACTGTAGCTTTGTACACAGATTGGTTGAAAACAGGTGCATTATCATTGACATCAAGAACAACGATATCTATATTTACTGTACCAGATCTCTGCGGTGATCCACCGTCTACGGCGATCAGCTTCAGAGATAGTTTAGgatttgtctctctgtctaaAGGCTTCTGTAACACCATTTCAGCGTATTTGTTTCCATCTGCATTCGAGTTTTGTTTCAGAACAAAATTATCATTATCAGACAGAAAATATTCTCTGAGTCCATTTACACCCACATCAGGGTCTTCTGCACTAGTCAATGGAAAACGAGAGCCAACATTAGCTATCTCACTGATTTCAAAATTGATTCTATCTCTTTCAAACGTTGGCGAGTGATCATTTATGTCTGTTATTTCAACTGTAATCTGATGTAGCTCCATAGGGTTTTCTAAAATCACCTCAAAGCTGAAACTGCACGGTGTGACGTCTCCGCAGAGCTGCTCTCGGTCTATTCTCTCATTCACGACCAGAGTCCCTTTGTCTGTCTTCAGCTCGGTGTACTGGATGTTTTCTCCGGTCACGATACGGGCCCGCCCTGAACGGAGTCTTTTCAGATCCAAACCTAGATCCTGAGCTACATTACCGATTAGGGAGCCTTTCTTCATCTCCTCCGGGATTGCATATCGGATATGTCCACCGACCATTTGGTTGAGATACAAGAAGAAAACGAGCAGCTGCCAGCTTTTTCCGCAGCCAGTTCGCCATTTCACGCAAAGACTGAAGGGAAGTATTCCACAAGCCATGATCCAAGAATTAGACAATTAATATCGCGGCAATCCAAGCACACGATTTATCCTTCAGAGTAGAAAACTCTAACGAGGTTGATTCTGGTTTGTTATCATACGAAAAGAGATGTCAGATCATGCGAGTATTTTCGCCTCTGTCAGCCCACATGAAGCACACTACCAATCGCTCTCTCACAGGATAGACTGGTGAGGGAGGGGACTGTTTAGTGATGCTCTGTAGCTTAAATTGGATTGACCAACAGCGTCCCTTAGAGTTCAAAATCAAGAATGCCATGTAACACAGAATCAATTCTGCAAATATCATATGGGTGCTAGTATTTAACTGttaaatgtcacaaaaatattaaaaataaaataaaccttttactTCCAAAAAGACCCCTTGGAATACCAACTTATTTTATactcatcttaaaaaaagacactacTTTGGATTTTAAGTCTAAATTCGCCACTAGGTGAAAAAAACATTGCAGTGCTCATTACAGGTTTtaagaaataatgaaatacCCCAAACATCTTCTATCTTTTACCAGGGTAACaactacaacatttttttttcttttcaacaatCACCCGTTGATTTCCATTAAGTCACTCTTAATGTCACCAACACTGTGCAAAACATATGACAAAATAACTAAGTAGAAGGTACCCCATATAAATTACGAAGATTACGACGCTGTCTAAGGTGCTGAAAATAAAGGAAGAACGTCACCTACGAAAAGATTTATATAGGCACATAGGATAAATAACATCAGTAAACTAACCTCTAGAGGAGAGTCTGGTTCATCCAGGATGCTCTTCTCACTCTGTATCCTCTGCATGGTCCCTGTAGAACTGGGGTCCATTATCAGCACGTTCTGACTACCAGCTCTGCCGAACTTACAGTCACTCTTTCTGGAGTCAGTCGTCCTGCACACCTCGTAATTGTACACGTGCTGGAGAGTCCCTGTGCCCAAAGTGTCTGAGTAACGTGGTGGATAATATGGAATCACAGGGAGGTTGGAGTGAAACAGGGTGCGAGACTGTCTCCATCTGTAGATTTTCACTGATATAATCACCACCACAcacgtgatgaagaggaaggacaCTACAGCCAAAGCCAGCACTAAGTAAAAAGTCAGGTTGTCATTGTACTCCTTGTCGTGTGTAAAGTCAGTGAACTCAGACAGCACTTCAGGGAAGCTGTCCGCCACCGCCACGTTAACAATGACTGCAGCTGAACGAGACGGCTGCCCGTTGTCCTCCACTATAAcagtcagtctttgtttcacagcatCTTTATCATTCACTTGACGGATAGTTCTGATTTCTCCATTCTGTAAGCCCACTTCAAACAGCGCCCTGTCTGTGGCTTTCTGCAGTTTATACGAGAGCCAGGCATTCTGTCCAGAGTCCACATCAACAGCCACCACTTTAGTCACCAGGTAGCCCACATCTGCTGCACGAGGCACCATCTCAGCCACCACTGATCCACCAGTCTGGACTGGGTACAGGACCTGAGGGGGGTTGTCGTTCTGGTCCTGGATCACTATTTTCACTGTCACGTTGCTACTGAGTGGTGGGGAGCCTCCATCCTGCGCGTTGACTACCAGCTGAAGCTGTTTGATCTGCTCATAATCAAATGAACGAACAGCGCTAATAATGCCAGTGTCAGAGTTTAAGGACACGTAAGTGGAGACTGGGAAACCACcaacttgtgtgttttctaagaTATATGAAATTCTCGCATTTTGTTTCGAGTCAGAGTCCAGTGCGTTAACAGTGATTATTGAAATCCCTGGTGAATTATTTTCTGTAATGACAGCATTGTATATTAAGTTATCAAATAAGGGGGGGTTGTCATTAATGTCAGAAAGAATAAGGTGCAACTTTATGGCACTGGAGAGAGGCGGGGACCCTGAGTCTGTGGCGGTTATGGTAATGTTGTATTCTGGCGTTTTTTCACGGTCAAAAGCTGAATCTGAAACGAGTGAGTAGTAATTACTCAAGGATGATATAATTTTAAATGGTAAACTCTTATCTACTGTACACATTATCTGGCCGTTGCTCTCTGAGTCCGCGTCTTTAGCATTAAACACTGCGACAGTCGACCCAAAAGGAGCATCCTCAGACAGAGGACTAGTAAAAGACATGACGTTAATCACCGGTGCATTATCATTAACATCGACAATATCAATTATTACTTTACTAAGATCGGTCAACCCTCCTTGATCTTTTGCTTCAActcttatttcatgttttttgtccttttcaaaATCTATTTGTCCAGAAACCGTTATTGTACCAGTGGTCTTGTCAATTTTAAATTTATCAGCCAAATTTCCCTTTAAATTAGAAAATGCGTAACTCACCTCCCCGTTTGATCCACTGTCAGCATCTGTGGCATTTACGGTTATTACGTGAGAGCCTGATTTTGAATTTTCTAAGACAGTAGCTCTGTACACCGTCTGGTTGAATACGGGAGGGTTATCGTTTGCATCTAACACAGTAATATCAATATTTACTGTACCAGATCTATGTGGTGTTCCACCATCAACAGCTATCAGCTTAAATGAGAGGCGAGGTTGCTCCTCTCTGTCTAAAGGTTTCTGCAGGATAATTTCTGCAAATTTACTGCCGTCTGGGTTGGCATGCTGTTTCAGCACAAAATTTTCACTTGTGCTTAAAACATAATCTTGAAGTCCATTTACTCCTACATCTGGGTCATCCGCACTTTCCAATACGAAGCGAGAGCCCACAACAGCAGATTCGCTTATTTCCATCCGTATGTTGTTATTTCGGAACACAGGCGAATGGTCATTAACATCCAGTATTTCGACAATGATACGATGCAACTCGATTGGATTTTCCAAAATAATCTCGAAGCTGAAGCTGCACGGTGTCACGTCCCCACAAAGCTGTTCTCTGTCGATTCTGTCATTCACAACTAGAGTCCCTTTGTCTGTCTTCAGCTCGATGTACTGGGTGTTTTCTCCCGTCACGATACGGGCCCGGCCAGAACGGAGCCTTTTCAGATCCAAGCCGAGGTCTTGTGCCATGTTACCGATCAAAGAACctttcttcatctcctctggTATTGAATAACGAATTTGGCAATTTACCGCTGAactgaagaagagaaaataagtGACTATCCATCTTGGCCACAGCGAGACTGACAGAAAACGCCATTTAAAACGCTGCAGTACAGCGTGAGTAGCCATgtctgactgaaaaacaaacgcttttcaaaaaaataatccttAGAGAAATCACAAACCgtgaaaatgaatgtaaaaaagGTCGAAAATCAGTGCAGATGATCTATACGGTCGCTGTGTATACCACCGTCTATCTACCACAAGAACAAGACTCTCCTCTAAATCGAGACGATGAGGGAGGCAGTGCTCGGACAAActctgtaatttttttttgtgagcaaCAGCGTCCCTCAGAGGAAATATATAAATAGTATTCAAGGCTGCTTACAAAAGGATTCGGTATTTATCAAAGAACAGACATGAAAACTAAGCACTCCTTGAGTGCCTGAATGCAATTCACAATGCAAGTCGTATTCGTCTTCCTACCCTATACCCGTATGCCATGCGTATAATAAGAGGTGCCTATACATAGATAATAGCGTTATCAGtaagtaaaaaataacaataataattaaaaaaaaatctcgaTGCTTGCACAGAAAGGATGAAAACACATCTTGAGGGGTTTCGTTGAAGTGATGTCCAAACGGTAGGTGCTATAATGTTCCAGGCGGAAgacactgattaaaaaaatactagaAAAGAAACGTGAGAGAAGAAATTGAGAATTTAAGAAAGTTCTTTCATAAAAGTGACAGCTATTGATTATTATCCTCTTAGATAAGTCTGCCTTTCAAATCGATATAAACGCAAACAATTACATTCCCAGTCACGCGTTTTGGTAAAGTAACAGCTAAATAACACAATGTGTACGGCATTACATGACAGGAAGGACCTGCAGAAGAGCAACAAcgcaaaacagaaaacaaaataacaaacaaacgtCTTCCTACACCTCCCGTTAGCAACGTAAGACATCCTGCATCATAAAGGATGTATCTCACCTTGGACCAAACCTGTTTGAAACGCTGTCATCAGGAGAGCGCTGCAGATCCATCAAAGCAGGCACCAAGAGACTTGAGAACATTTGTATCCAATAGACAGCACCATAATGAACACAGGCTTTAAAGTCATTAAAGA
This is a stretch of genomic DNA from Labrus bergylta chromosome 9, fLabBer1.1, whole genome shotgun sequence. It encodes these proteins:
- the LOC136180025 gene encoding protocadherin beta-16-like — translated: MACGILPFSLCVKWRTGCGKSWQLLVFFLYLNQMVGGHIRYAIPEEMKKGSLIGNVAQDLGLDLKRLRSGRARIVTGENIQYTELKTDKGTLVVNERIDREQLCGDVTPCSFSFEVILENPMELHQITILIQDQNDNPPQVLYPVQTGGSVVAEMVPRAADVGYLVTKVVAVDVDSGQNAWLSYKLQKATDRALFEVGLQNGEIRTIRQVNDKDAVKQRLTVIVEDNGQPSRSAAVIVNVAVADSFPEVLSEFTDFTHDKEYNDNLTFYLVLALAVVSFLFITCVVVIISVKIYRWRQSRTLFHSNLPVIPYYPPRYSDTLGTGTLQHVYNYEVCRTTDSRKSDCKFGGAGSQNVLIMDPSSTGTMQRIQSEKSILDEPDSPLEVSLLK
- the LOC109979735 gene encoding protocadherin beta-4-like, translating into MATHAVLQRFKWRFLSVSLWPRWIVTYFLFFSSAVNCQIRYSIPEEMKKGSLIGNMAQDLGLDLKRLRSGRARIVTGENTQYIELKTDKGTLVVNDRIDREQLCGDVTPCSFSFEIILENPIELHPVKIVIQDQNDNPPQVLYPVQTGGSVVAEMVPRAADVGYLVTKVVAVDVDSGQNAWLSYKLQKATDRALFEVGLQNGEIRTIRQVNDKDAVKQRLTVIVEDNGQPSRSAAVIVNVAVADSFPEVLSEFTDFTHDKEYNDNLTFYLVLALAVVSFLFITCVVVIISVKIYRWRQSRTLFHSNLPVIPYYPPRYSDTLGTGTLQHVYNYEVCRTTDSRKSDCKFGRAGSQNVLIMDPSSTGTMQRIQSEKSILDEPDSPLEWRI